A genomic region of Pseudoalteromonas piscicida contains the following coding sequences:
- a CDS encoding YheU family protein, translating to MLIPYQQLPQETLDNLIEHYVLREGTDYGDTEVCTESKVAQVKAQLKSGEALIVFSELHESVNIVSKQQFQAMQAQEDYEY from the coding sequence ATGCTCATTCCCTATCAACAACTTCCGCAAGAGACGCTAGACAACCTTATTGAACACTATGTACTGCGTGAAGGAACAGACTATGGCGATACTGAAGTCTGTACCGAGAGCAAAGTCGCGCAAGTGAAAGCACAGCTAAAATCCGGAGAAGCACTGATCGTTTTCTCGGAATTACATGAATCTGTGAATATTGTGAGTAAGCAGCAGTTTCAAGCCATGCAAGCGCAAGAAGATTACGAGTATTAA
- a CDS encoding WD40 repeat domain-containing protein has protein sequence MVKLVNIKWTSLLFACAMLSCFTLTGCGPDTSKAVLTVEHASRGAFSAAISADGHYSLVSSIEHGAVLWDNQEQGLKFQWRHSDAPDDLIHSLALANDNSTAVTATDKTFAIWSIESGQNLGYFEIESGTIRDIAISNAGRYLLYARSDNVVVHLDLESGRRIEFLGHQENINSIAMSPNGHFALTGGNDYTAYFWDTRTGQVIHRFNHPSRVTKVALDDQGRFAFTADSMKKASIWQLTSGDLKAQLQYIARQKIFSAVRFNQDATLLATGSPNRELILWQVSDGERLQTWRVQPREGSRPKSAVVFDVAFQDQDTALLTESSSGLLEKFAQVKKP, from the coding sequence ATGGTCAAACTCGTCAACATTAAGTGGACAAGCCTCCTCTTTGCATGCGCGATGCTCAGTTGCTTCACCTTAACCGGCTGTGGCCCTGACACTTCAAAAGCCGTTCTGACCGTAGAACATGCCAGCAGAGGCGCATTTTCTGCTGCTATCTCTGCGGACGGTCACTACAGCCTTGTTTCTTCCATAGAGCATGGGGCCGTACTTTGGGATAATCAAGAGCAAGGCCTCAAATTTCAATGGCGTCACTCTGATGCCCCCGACGATCTCATTCACTCACTGGCTTTAGCTAATGACAACTCCACGGCCGTCACTGCCACTGATAAAACATTCGCCATCTGGAGCATCGAAAGCGGTCAAAACCTAGGATATTTTGAGATCGAGTCTGGCACTATTCGAGATATCGCAATTAGCAATGCGGGCCGATATTTACTCTATGCCCGCAGTGATAACGTTGTCGTTCACCTCGACTTAGAGAGTGGAAGGCGGATAGAGTTCCTTGGACATCAAGAAAATATCAATTCTATTGCCATGTCTCCCAATGGTCACTTTGCCTTAACCGGAGGCAACGACTATACCGCTTACTTTTGGGATACTAGAACGGGGCAAGTGATCCACCGCTTTAACCACCCAAGTCGCGTGACCAAAGTTGCATTAGATGACCAAGGAAGATTTGCTTTTACCGCAGATAGCATGAAAAAAGCGAGTATTTGGCAATTAACTTCTGGTGATCTCAAAGCACAATTACAGTATATTGCTCGCCAGAAAATTTTCAGTGCAGTGCGCTTTAATCAAGACGCAACGCTCTTGGCTACCGGCTCACCTAACCGCGAGCTTATTTTATGGCAAGTGAGTGATGGCGAACGATTGCAAACTTGGCGTGTACAACCCCGAGAAGGCAGCCGCCCCAAGTCTGCGGTTGTATTTGACGTTGCTTTTCAAGACCAAGACACTGCATTGTTAACCGAAAGTTCCAGCGGACTACTGGAAAAATTTGCGCAGGTGAAAAAGCCATGA
- a CDS encoding YheV family putative zinc ribbon protein gives MKVKKRFIAGASCPECQKIDVMMLYKEHDVEKVECVECGHVMSQPKDAVQASTRQFEQVIGVFKPE, from the coding sequence TTGAAAGTTAAGAAGCGTTTTATTGCAGGGGCAAGTTGTCCAGAATGCCAAAAAATCGACGTAATGATGCTCTACAAAGAGCATGATGTTGAAAAAGTTGAATGTGTTGAGTGTGGCCACGTAATGTCACAGCCGAAAGACGCGGTACAGGCTTCTACACGCCAGTTTGAGCAAGTTATTGGGGTATTCAAACCGGAGTGA
- a CDS encoding SlyX family protein, with amino-acid sequence MNEIENRITELEAKLAFQEDTIETLNEELKAHQQRLAKMQRQIELLAEKMKEGRDPGLMPQHQEPPPPHY; translated from the coding sequence ATGAACGAAATCGAAAACAGAATTACTGAGCTTGAGGCTAAGCTTGCCTTTCAAGAAGATACAATCGAAACCTTAAATGAAGAGCTAAAGGCACATCAGCAGCGCTTGGCTAAAATGCAACGACAAATTGAGCTATTGGCAGAGAAAATGAAGGAAGGCCGCGACCCAGGTTTAATGCCTCAACATCAAGAGCCACCACCACCGCACTACTAA
- a CDS encoding ATP-binding cassette domain-containing protein, with amino-acid sequence MIQLSDIELLRGSKTLLKQANATLYPQHKAGLVGANSCGKSSLFALLKGELQLDSGDFSIPKDWSIASVKQETPALSSSALEYVLQGHPEYYVLRTQLQQAERDGDGELQAKAHQQLENIKGYSIEAKAGELLHGLGFSNEQIEFAVSDFSGGWRMRLNLAQALIRDADLLLLDEPTNHLDLDAVYWLERFLRAYQGTLVLISHDREFLDAVVGEIWHIDQQQINVYKGHYSQFERQKAERMAQHQALYEKQQETIAHLEKFITRFKAKASKAKQAQSRVKALERMEMLAPAHADSPFNFEFADPTSLPNPLMTLEQAKAGYGDVTILHDIKLNLVPGSRIALLGRNGAGKSTLIKLLAGDLTPQAGEVFQHQGLNVGYFAQHQLESLDLEASAVTHIQRLDPKVPEQLIRDFLGGFAFHGDKALEPVAPFSGGEKARLVLAMLVYQKPNLLLLDEPTNHLDLEMRHALVMALQGFEGAMVTVSHDRHMLKNTADEYYLVDNGTVSQFGYDLDAYYQWLMNANKEQAKPSGSESEPKQNSNANRKEQKRLEAEFRKTIQPLKKSIEKLEKQLDQLTEQADEIEQALADNSLYTDENKAKLSDLLAKQAKITPELNDTEENLLMALEELEEKQNHFDETGEIC; translated from the coding sequence ATGATCCAACTTTCTGATATCGAGCTACTTCGTGGCAGTAAAACACTGCTAAAACAAGCAAATGCAACGCTTTATCCACAACATAAGGCGGGCCTAGTCGGTGCCAATAGCTGTGGTAAATCATCTCTCTTTGCGCTGCTAAAAGGTGAGCTGCAACTCGATTCAGGTGATTTTTCTATTCCAAAAGATTGGTCTATTGCATCGGTAAAACAAGAAACCCCAGCACTCTCCAGTAGCGCCCTCGAATATGTGCTACAGGGGCACCCCGAATACTATGTATTGAGAACGCAGCTGCAACAAGCGGAGCGGGACGGTGATGGTGAACTACAAGCAAAAGCACACCAACAGCTAGAGAACATCAAAGGGTATAGTATTGAAGCCAAAGCGGGTGAACTACTCCATGGCCTTGGTTTTAGCAATGAACAGATTGAGTTTGCCGTTAGCGACTTTTCTGGTGGTTGGCGCATGCGCTTGAACCTTGCGCAAGCGCTGATCCGCGATGCCGATTTATTGCTTTTGGATGAGCCAACCAACCACTTGGATTTGGACGCTGTTTATTGGCTAGAACGCTTTTTGCGCGCCTATCAGGGTACATTAGTGCTTATTTCTCACGACCGCGAATTTTTAGATGCGGTTGTTGGCGAGATTTGGCATATCGACCAACAGCAGATCAACGTCTATAAAGGTCACTATTCTCAGTTTGAGCGTCAAAAAGCAGAGCGCATGGCACAGCACCAAGCGCTTTACGAGAAGCAACAAGAAACGATTGCACATTTAGAGAAGTTTATTACCCGCTTTAAAGCGAAAGCGAGTAAAGCAAAACAAGCGCAAAGTCGTGTGAAGGCCCTTGAACGCATGGAAATGCTCGCGCCCGCTCATGCAGATTCACCATTTAATTTTGAATTTGCAGATCCAACGAGCTTGCCTAATCCATTGATGACACTAGAGCAAGCCAAAGCGGGCTATGGTGACGTTACCATTTTGCATGACATCAAGCTTAATCTGGTCCCAGGTAGCCGTATTGCGTTACTTGGCCGTAACGGCGCTGGTAAATCGACCCTAATCAAGTTACTTGCCGGCGATTTAACCCCACAAGCTGGTGAAGTGTTCCAACACCAAGGATTAAATGTAGGCTATTTTGCTCAGCATCAGCTTGAGTCTCTCGATCTTGAGGCCAGTGCGGTTACCCATATTCAACGTCTAGACCCTAAAGTACCAGAGCAGCTTATTCGTGATTTCTTGGGCGGTTTTGCTTTTCATGGTGATAAGGCCCTCGAACCCGTTGCGCCGTTTTCTGGTGGCGAAAAAGCACGACTCGTACTAGCAATGTTGGTGTATCAAAAACCGAACTTGCTATTGCTCGATGAACCGACCAACCACCTAGATTTAGAAATGCGACACGCACTTGTGATGGCCTTGCAAGGTTTTGAGGGTGCAATGGTCACGGTTTCCCACGATCGCCACATGCTGAAAAATACCGCTGACGAGTACTATTTAGTTGATAATGGAACCGTTTCTCAGTTCGGCTATGACTTAGATGCTTATTACCAATGGCTCATGAATGCCAATAAAGAGCAAGCGAAACCAAGTGGCTCCGAGTCTGAACCAAAGCAAAACTCTAATGCCAATCGTAAAGAGCAAAAGCGTCTTGAAGCCGAATTCAGAAAAACCATTCAGCCGTTGAAAAAGTCGATTGAAAAGCTCGAAAAACAGCTCGACCAGCTCACTGAACAAGCAGACGAAATTGAGCAAGCTTTGGCTGACAACAGCCTATACACGGACGAGAACAAAGCAAAATTAAGTGACTTACTGGCAAAACAAGCCAAGATAACCCCAGAGCTTAATGACACAGAAGAAAACTTATTAATGGCACTGGAAGAGTTAGAAGAAAAGCAAAACCATTTCGATGAGACTGGAGAGATATGCTAA
- a CDS encoding hydrolase, whose translation MNQAMKTITADNYEFKPAWWMRNRHAQTILPRFFRPRLQVPVDYETLDTPDDDFLELAWAKHGDKSAPLVVVLHGLEGNINSFYAKGLLKALVHHGFDAVLMHFRNCSREVNRQARAYHSGETSDLGFFIDTLKSRFPKRPLFAVGFSLGGNVLAKYLGETKSQSGLEAGVVVSAPYHLSSSCQVIRKSCFKLYQKYLLDRMKKSFSRKLDTIQSQIRIDKPALYAIDDLWQFDDKITAPLHGFNGAEDYYAQASSQPYLTQITTPTLLIHAEDDPMLSSQAVPTAAQVNSPVTLAVSPHGGHVGFISGSNPFKPRFWLESVIPQYLQQIYSKAK comes from the coding sequence ATGAATCAAGCCATGAAAACAATAACAGCCGATAATTACGAATTTAAACCCGCTTGGTGGATGCGCAACCGCCATGCCCAAACCATACTACCGCGATTCTTTAGGCCGAGATTACAGGTGCCCGTCGACTATGAAACACTAGACACACCAGACGATGACTTTTTAGAACTTGCATGGGCAAAACACGGCGATAAATCGGCACCGCTGGTTGTGGTATTGCATGGGCTAGAAGGCAATATCAACAGCTTTTATGCAAAAGGCCTATTAAAAGCGTTGGTACACCATGGTTTTGACGCCGTACTGATGCACTTTCGCAACTGCTCACGTGAAGTAAATCGCCAAGCCAGAGCTTATCATAGCGGCGAAACCTCAGATCTTGGCTTTTTTATAGACACGCTAAAATCCCGTTTTCCTAAACGGCCATTATTTGCGGTTGGTTTCTCGCTCGGTGGCAATGTACTTGCCAAATACTTGGGAGAAACCAAATCGCAAAGCGGTCTTGAAGCTGGCGTCGTTGTCTCAGCGCCTTATCACCTTTCTTCCTCTTGCCAGGTGATCAGGAAGAGCTGTTTTAAACTCTATCAAAAATACTTGCTAGACAGGATGAAGAAGTCTTTTTCACGTAAGCTAGACACCATCCAGTCGCAAATTAGGATAGACAAGCCTGCCCTTTATGCCATTGATGACCTATGGCAATTTGACGATAAGATAACGGCTCCGCTGCATGGTTTTAACGGCGCGGAAGACTATTACGCACAAGCAAGTTCGCAGCCCTACTTAACCCAGATCACGACACCAACACTCCTGATCCACGCCGAAGATGACCCCATGCTATCATCACAAGCCGTGCCTACAGCCGCTCAGGTTAACTCACCGGTGACGCTCGCAGTGAGTCCGCACGGTGGTCACGTAGGATTTATTTCGGGAAGTAATCCCTTTAAACCTAGGTTTTGGCTAGAAAGCGTTATCCCACAATATTTACAGCAAATTTATAGTAAGGCTAAGTAG
- a CDS encoding TIGR02444 family protein has product MLSREDFWQFACEFYSRPQMQSRLLNLQDAAGKNINLCLLLCYLDTLALTITPDTLASLVNTAKQFDQAVLQPQRAIRNTLKAHHQDYQDYKKLRSAMLTAELELEKRQQALLLETLKRFSFVPLQSCSNVLLYLSQSEYDALFNTTDF; this is encoded by the coding sequence ATGCTAAGTCGTGAAGACTTTTGGCAGTTTGCCTGTGAATTCTACAGCCGCCCGCAAATGCAATCGCGGCTGCTGAATTTGCAAGATGCTGCAGGCAAAAATATCAACCTGTGTTTGTTACTTTGTTACCTAGACACTTTAGCACTGACGATTACCCCCGACACCCTAGCCTCACTGGTAAATACTGCTAAGCAATTTGACCAAGCGGTGTTACAACCTCAACGCGCGATCCGCAACACCCTAAAAGCACATCATCAAGACTACCAAGACTATAAAAAGTTGCGTTCAGCGATGCTGACTGCAGAGCTTGAGCTTGAAAAGCGCCAACAAGCGTTATTGCTGGAGACATTAAAGCGCTTTTCATTTGTGCCACTGCAATCATGTAGCAATGTGCTGCTCTATTTGAGTCAGAGTGAGTACGACGCTTTATTCAATACGACTGACTTCTAA